The window CATAACCTTCCTGTTCAAGGCGTTGCACGCGGCGCCAGCAGGGGGTGGCGGACAGGCCAACCTGCTTGCCGAGGTCGGCGAGCGACAGGGTCGCGTCGGCCTGGAGGGCGGCCAGGATCTTCCGGTCGGTGGCGTCGATGGTCATCGGGGTTGCTCGGGGCCTTCGCGGTTGGGACGGATGATTTTGCTCATTTGGCCCGCCAGGAGAAAAGCTTTTTCGTTTTGAGGATTTTGCATGCACCCGCATGCCGCCATCGCGGGCAGACCGCCCGGCCTTTGAGCAGTCCAGCCTTTGAGCAGGCGGCCGCCACCACAGGGCCAGAACAGGAAAGATCAGGATGATGACCGACACCATCGCCACGGACAAAGCCCCGGCCGCCATCGGCCCCTACGCCCAGGCCCGCGTCGCCGGGGGGCTGCTGTTCGTCTCCGGCCAGCTGCCGATCGACCCGGCCACCGGGACCTTCGCCGGCCCGGACGCGCCTACCCAGGCGGCGCGCAGCCTGACCAACATCGCGGCGATCGCCGAGGCCGCCGGCACCAGCCTGGCGAAGGCGGTGAAGATGACCGTCTACGTGACCGACCTCACCCAGTTCAAGGCGGTGAACGAGGTCTATGCCGGCTTCTTCCAGGCGCCGTTCCCCGCCCGCTCGACCGTCGAGGTGTCGGCGCTGCCGCTCGGCGCGTCGGTCGAGATCGACGCCGTCATCGCGCTTTGAGGGTGACATGACCGCTTCCGCGCAGACCGTGCCGTTTTCTCCCGGCGCCGGTTCGATCCGTCAGCCGATCCGCCTCGATTACACCCCGCTGCCCGAGGTTGCCTGCCGCGACTGGACCCGGCGCGCGATCGAGCTGCTGGAGACCGAGGCGGCGCGGTCGCCCGACACGCCGCTGCTGAAGCTGGACGTTCCGGAGCTGTCCGGGATCGACGTCTATCTGAAGGACGAATCGACCCACCCCACCGGCAGCCTGAAGCAC is drawn from Azospirillum brasilense and contains these coding sequences:
- a CDS encoding Rid family detoxifying hydrolase, whose protein sequence is MTDTIATDKAPAAIGPYAQARVAGGLLFVSGQLPIDPATGTFAGPDAPTQAARSLTNIAAIAEAAGTSLAKAVKMTVYVTDLTQFKAVNEVYAGFFQAPFPARSTVEVSALPLGASVEIDAVIAL